A genome region from Blastocatellia bacterium includes the following:
- a CDS encoding Uma2 family endonuclease, which translates to MDSRFLRADELGLRLEIVGGIPIWEPSPLYKHQKAVDRIRSSIRKSPAGSQNPCDCVHAADVYISFPDGSLKRPDISIFCREPEEEEEAIRLVPEAVIEVISRGFEAKDLEVGREFYLRQGVKDVIVFNPYTLEVLHARRDRSAVHQSEVALELLCGCTASV; encoded by the coding sequence ATGGACTCAAGATTCTTGCGAGCAGATGAGCTTGGTCTGAGGCTGGAGATCGTCGGCGGCATTCCGATCTGGGAGCCCAGCCCGCTTTACAAGCATCAAAAGGCGGTTGACCGTATCCGCTCCAGCATTCGCAAGTCACCCGCAGGCTCGCAAAATCCGTGTGACTGTGTTCATGCCGCCGACGTTTACATCAGCTTCCCGGACGGCTCGTTGAAGCGTCCTGATATATCGATCTTTTGCCGCGAGCCGGAAGAAGAAGAGGAAGCCATCCGCCTCGTGCCCGAAGCCGTCATCGAAGTCATCAGCAGAGGATTTGAAGCCAAAGACCTGGAGGTCGGACGAGAGTTTTATCTCAGGCAAGGCGTTAAGGACGTGATTGTGTTCAACCCTTATACGCTCGAAGTCCTGCACGCGCGGCGCGACCGCAGCGCCGTGCATCAATCCGAGGTTGCGCTTGAGTTGCTCTGCGGCTGCACGGCAAGCGTTTGA
- a CDS encoding S8 family serine peptidase — MARFKLHLTILSLFILALIFAGRLPAHSDSSKPPAPRPVFDTTYRSRASMHKVIVQANDAALRDAILAAGGAVVEDYGSFALLSAPEGAAEGVATQSLNGSAVRDDMNVLMLRAHSFDTTAGDEAYSAASLGALEPADEQLYLVQMVGPVKKDWVRQLAGEAEIVAYVPNNAYLVRATAEAFSRFKQMQSDNRTFVQYAGSYKPEYRIAPEINLDADALVDVTVQVANGARVGRDIEEIAAASQAVIEPPQSALNYTNLRLQVSARRLADIARKSNVVWIEPWAKPELHDEKQGMIVAGLYSGNSVNPHGYLAWLASKGITSAPDFSIDIADTGFDKGSLDPAEMHKDFLGAGGASRVVYSRYAVGADFTGIINDTLGHGTINAAIAGGYNDQTGAPYVDNNGYSLGLGIHPFAKLGISKIFDPEYLNPSLTSLVDQMYGAGARISNNSWGTYNNSYTIDSQNYDAMVRDARRSDAGNQELTIIFSSGNKGAGGHLTSPGNAKNTIMVGASENLRPGMDGCGVDSSGGDDINSIIDFSSGGPTTDGRIKPDIVAPGTHIQGARSQDRNFTAGGVCGPGNYPTDQITYTWSSGTSHAAPAVSGAAALLRQFFQQSVGHPPSPAMVKAYLTNAATYLTGTRAGDTLPSPNQGFGLLNLGRVLDQVPRLMVDQDQVLGNTGQVYTLKGRVVDPTKPLRITLAWTDAPGSPAASPTVNNLDLQVDVGGKTYLGNHFSGAFSTEGGSADSLNNLEAVYAPAGASGEFTVRVVAANIAGDGIPGNNDSTDQDFALIVYNAITSDGSGGGGGGGGGGGGGPVDSPPTVNIKYPLGGEHITVGSFLRVLWDASDDKGIQSQRIEFSADGLTYNLLGAVDGKARQFDWRVPSIPTPLARIRVTAVDGVNLPVSSISPGPFEIVNGPPDNVPPTVLVVAPDKHTVVGGGQALTIQWRETDNVGVVQRLIELSTDNGSSWTRILGISAPSSGVDQKYDWIVPIDMATLKAQVRVTVYDGAGNSATAVSGGNFDVWPLPIITSVTYHDETPAYLEVTGRNFRNDETDIMVDGKALGKIFWQDRYYEGQGMSRKVFSKDKKLFKRIPAKAEVDIVIALPKTGQESPAFTYKRPKTS, encoded by the coding sequence ATGGCTCGATTCAAACTCCACCTGACGATTCTTTCACTCTTCATTCTCGCATTGATTTTTGCGGGCCGGCTGCCGGCGCATTCCGATTCGTCCAAACCGCCAGCGCCGCGCCCGGTCTTCGATACGACCTACCGCAGCCGCGCCAGTATGCATAAAGTGATCGTCCAGGCCAACGACGCGGCGCTGCGCGATGCGATACTCGCTGCCGGCGGCGCGGTCGTTGAAGACTATGGCAGCTTTGCGCTGCTGAGCGCGCCCGAAGGCGCGGCTGAGGGCGTGGCGACGCAATCGCTCAACGGCTCGGCAGTGCGCGATGACATGAACGTGCTGATGCTGCGCGCCCATTCGTTCGACACCACGGCTGGCGACGAAGCCTACTCGGCCGCTTCGCTCGGCGCGCTTGAGCCGGCTGACGAGCAGCTCTACCTTGTGCAGATGGTCGGCCCGGTCAAGAAAGACTGGGTGCGCCAGCTTGCCGGCGAAGCCGAGATCGTCGCCTACGTTCCCAACAACGCCTACCTCGTGCGCGCCACCGCCGAGGCGTTCTCGCGCTTCAAGCAGATGCAGTCGGACAACCGCACCTTCGTGCAGTACGCCGGCTCGTATAAGCCCGAATATCGCATCGCGCCAGAGATCAACCTTGATGCCGATGCGCTGGTTGATGTCACCGTGCAGGTCGCCAACGGCGCGCGCGTCGGCAGAGACATCGAGGAGATCGCTGCCGCTTCGCAAGCGGTGATCGAGCCGCCGCAATCGGCGCTCAATTACACCAATCTGCGGCTACAGGTGAGCGCCCGGCGGCTGGCCGACATTGCCCGTAAGAGCAACGTCGTGTGGATCGAGCCGTGGGCAAAGCCCGAATTGCATGACGAAAAGCAGGGCATGATTGTCGCCGGCCTTTATAGCGGCAATAGCGTCAACCCTCACGGTTATCTGGCGTGGCTGGCCTCGAAAGGCATTACTTCCGCGCCCGACTTCAGCATTGATATTGCCGACACAGGCTTTGACAAAGGCAGCCTCGACCCCGCCGAGATGCACAAAGACTTTCTCGGCGCCGGCGGCGCGTCGCGCGTCGTCTATTCGCGCTATGCCGTGGGCGCAGACTTTACAGGGATAATCAACGACACGCTCGGACACGGGACGATCAACGCCGCAATCGCCGGCGGCTATAACGACCAGACCGGCGCGCCTTACGTGGACAACAACGGCTACAGCCTGGGGCTCGGCATACACCCCTTTGCCAAGCTCGGCATCTCGAAAATCTTCGACCCGGAATACCTGAACCCGTCGCTGACCTCGCTGGTAGACCAGATGTATGGAGCCGGCGCGCGCATCTCGAATAACAGTTGGGGCACCTACAACAACAGCTACACCATCGACAGCCAGAATTACGATGCGATGGTGCGCGACGCGCGCCGCTCAGACGCCGGCAACCAGGAGCTGACGATTATCTTCTCGTCGGGCAACAAAGGCGCGGGCGGCCATCTGACTTCGCCGGGCAATGCCAAGAACACCATCATGGTCGGGGCCAGCGAGAATCTGCGGCCGGGCATGGACGGCTGCGGCGTGGATTCAAGCGGCGGCGACGACATCAATTCGATCATCGATTTTTCGAGCGGCGGCCCGACAACCGACGGGCGCATCAAGCCCGACATCGTCGCGCCGGGCACGCACATTCAAGGGGCGCGCTCGCAGGATCGGAACTTCACCGCCGGCGGCGTCTGCGGGCCGGGCAACTACCCGACGGATCAAATCACTTACACATGGTCTTCGGGCACCAGCCATGCGGCGCCCGCCGTATCGGGCGCGGCGGCGCTGCTGCGCCAGTTCTTCCAGCAATCGGTCGGGCATCCGCCGAGCCCTGCGATGGTCAAAGCTTATTTGACCAACGCCGCCACGTACCTGACAGGCACGCGCGCCGGCGACACGCTGCCCAGTCCCAACCAGGGCTTCGGCCTGTTGAATCTTGGACGCGTGCTGGATCAGGTGCCGCGCCTGATGGTGGATCAGGATCAAGTGCTCGGCAACACCGGTCAGGTCTACACACTCAAAGGTCGCGTCGTTGATCCGACGAAACCGTTGCGCATTACGCTGGCGTGGACCGATGCGCCGGGATCGCCCGCGGCTAGCCCGACGGTCAATAATCTCGACTTGCAAGTTGATGTCGGCGGCAAGACCTATCTCGGCAATCACTTCAGCGGCGCTTTTTCGACTGAAGGCGGCAGCGCCGATTCCTTGAACAACCTCGAAGCCGTTTACGCGCCTGCCGGCGCATCGGGCGAATTCACCGTGCGCGTCGTCGCCGCCAACATCGCAGGCGACGGCATCCCCGGCAACAACGACAGCACCGATCAAGATTTCGCCCTCATCGTCTACAACGCGATTACTTCGGATGGCAGCGGTGGCGGCGGCGGCGGCGGCGGTGGTGGTGGTGGCGGTCCGGTGGATTCGCCGCCGACCGTCAACATCAAGTACCCGCTTGGCGGCGAACACATCACCGTCGGCAGCTTCCTGCGCGTGCTGTGGGATGCGTCGGACGACAAAGGCATTCAGAGCCAGCGCATCGAGTTTTCGGCTGACGGCTTGACCTACAACCTGCTCGGCGCGGTGGATGGCAAGGCGCGGCAATTCGACTGGCGCGTGCCGTCCATTCCGACGCCGCTGGCGCGCATCCGCGTCACGGCGGTTGACGGCGTCAATCTGCCGGTGTCGTCAATCAGCCCAGGGCCTTTCGAGATCGTCAACGGCCCGCCCGACAACGTGCCGCCGACGGTGCTGGTCGTTGCGCCGGACAAGCACACGGTTGTCGGCGGCGGCCAGGCGCTGACCATCCAGTGGCGCGAAACCGACAACGTCGGCGTCGTGCAGCGGCTGATCGAGCTGTCAACCGACAACGGCAGCTCCTGGACGCGCATCCTGGGAATCAGCGCGCCAAGCAGCGGCGTCGATCAGAAGTATGACTGGATTGTGCCGATTGACATGGCAACGCTCAAGGCGCAGGTGCGGGTGACGGTCTATGATGGCGCCGGCAACTCGGCGACCGCGGTGAGCGGCGGCAACTTCGACGTCTGGCCGCTACCGATCATCACCAGCGTCACCTATCATGACGAAACGCCGGCTTATCTTGAGGTCACCGGGCGAAACTTCAGAAATGATGAAACCGACATCATGGTGGACGGCAAGGCGCTCGGCAAGATTTTCTGGCAAGACCGCTACTACGAGGGCCAGGGCATGAGCCGCAAAGTCTTCAGCAAGGACAAGAAGCTCTTTAAGCGCATCCCGGCCAAAGCCGAGGTAGATATTGTCATCGCGCTGCCGAAGACCGGGCAGGAGTCGCCGGCCTTCACCTACAAGCGGCCAAAGACCTCGTAA
- a CDS encoding alcohol dehydrogenase catalytic domain-containing protein: MKAAVMHEFKQPLAIETVEPPTLAADEVLIRVEACGVCHSDLHIAEGDWQQLLRLIKKPLIPGHEVVGRVEARGDAVTELEVGDRAGVAWVYWTCGDCDLCREGQENLCRNQIITGAMVDGGYAEFIKAKASHAIRVPEALNSAEAAPLFCAGVTVYRAVKRAHISEGERLAVFGIGGLGHLAVQIARHFGAQIIAVDVSEEKLELARAFGAEVTINAAAEDAVKTLRKLGGVHAAVVTSGAKAAYDAAFYAVRPGGRLVVVGMPAEPLTFPAIMMREITITSAATGTREDLAEVLQLAAEGKLRCLIETRPLEAINDIFDAMRAGKIAGRVVLTF; the protein is encoded by the coding sequence ATGAAAGCTGCCGTGATGCACGAGTTCAAACAACCGCTGGCTATCGAAACCGTCGAGCCGCCGACGCTCGCCGCCGACGAAGTGTTGATCCGTGTCGAAGCCTGTGGCGTCTGCCATTCCGATCTGCACATCGCCGAAGGCGACTGGCAACAGCTGCTGCGGCTCATCAAGAAGCCGCTCATCCCCGGCCACGAAGTCGTCGGGCGCGTCGAAGCCCGCGGCGATGCGGTGACCGAGCTTGAAGTCGGCGACCGCGCCGGCGTCGCCTGGGTCTACTGGACGTGCGGGGATTGCGATTTGTGCCGCGAAGGCCAGGAGAATCTTTGCCGCAATCAGATCATCACCGGCGCAATGGTAGACGGCGGCTACGCCGAATTCATCAAGGCGAAAGCCTCGCACGCCATCCGCGTGCCCGAGGCGCTCAATTCGGCAGAGGCGGCGCCGCTCTTCTGCGCCGGCGTCACGGTCTATCGCGCCGTCAAGCGCGCGCATATCTCTGAGGGCGAGCGGCTGGCGGTCTTCGGCATCGGGGGCCTCGGCCACCTGGCGGTGCAGATCGCCCGGCACTTTGGCGCTCAAATCATCGCCGTTGATGTCAGCGAAGAGAAGCTGGAGCTGGCCCGCGCGTTCGGGGCCGAGGTGACGATCAACGCGGCAGCCGAAGATGCGGTGAAGACTCTGCGCAAGCTCGGCGGCGTGCATGCGGCAGTAGTCACGTCGGGAGCAAAGGCCGCTTACGACGCGGCGTTTTATGCGGTGCGACCGGGCGGCAGGCTGGTGGTTGTCGGCATGCCTGCCGAGCCGCTGACGTTCCCGGCCATCATGATGCGCGAGATCACCATCACTTCGGCGGCGACCGGCACGCGCGAAGACCTCGCCGAAGTCCTGCAACTGGCGGCTGAAGGCAAGCTACGTTGTTTGATCGAAACCCGGCCGCTCGAAGCCATCAACGACATCTTTGACGCCATGCGCGCCGGCAAGATCGCGGGCCGCGTCGTGCTGACGTTTTAG